The Clostridium sp. DL-VIII DNA window ATCAACTGTTCCAATGTTTGCTGTATATGGTGATGGAGAATTAGATTTTGTTTATAGGAATAGAGAAAATGGATATGTTTACGGTATAGAAGTCAAAGCAGGAAAAAAACCAGGAAAAACTATAACTAAGTCATTAAATAATGGGAAAATAAATTTTGTTATTTATCTTAAAGGGTTAACAGAAGGTGGAGTAGCAAATAAAATATATACAATTCCAATATATTTATTTCCACGATTTGAGTTTGAAGATATTAAAAATATTTAGTTGTAAAAATTGTAAGGCTATAGGTATTTCATATAGCCTTTAGTCCATATGCAATAATAATTATTTTAAATGAGATAGAAATTGTCTATAATAATATATAATGATAGTAAAGCTAACCTAAGGGAGCAGGTGGGATGATTGAGAAAAGGAATACAAATAGGAATATCAGATTTTAAGAAACTAATAGAGGAAAACTATTATTTCGTAGATAAAAGTTTATTAATACAAGAATTTATAGAAAATGGTGCAGATATAGTATTAACGCCTAGACCAAGAAGATTTGGAAAAACATTAAATTTAAGCATGT harbors:
- a CDS encoding DUF4143 domain-containing protein; this encodes MVIINIYQWFYTSKFVKDCDKLVEFDFTNIKKRQRYFLSDIGMASYVLNKSNILLSESNGVLNETFVYQCLIDKISTVPMFAVYGDGELDFVYRNRENGYVYGIEVKAGKKPGKTITKSLNNGKINFVIYLKGLTEGGVANKIYTIPIYLFPRFEFEDIKNI